A stretch of Anolis sagrei isolate rAnoSag1 chromosome X, rAnoSag1.mat, whole genome shotgun sequence DNA encodes these proteins:
- the MVK gene encoding mevalonate kinase isoform X1, with amino-acid sequence MEPSGESVRREECAGGEEEAAMRKKRQLVLSAPGKVILHGEHAVVHGKLALAAALNLRTFLRLTLIEEEEGNEEEEEEEGKEGGQVRLLLPNLGLRFCWETLHLNSLLLAKFKNQVPKTEQLEAVKAFILLHQEEERKGGEGTPCVAAIAFLFLYLAIASQREANCSLCSLEVVLWSELPTGSGLGSSAAFCVCLSGALLSAFGIIDFPSLQKGEGTHRWTEAELEAVNGWAFRGEQIIHGNPSGVDNAVSTWGGALRYQSGKISPLKKFPTLRILLTNTKVPRSTKVLVSGVKDKLLKFPSIMDPILMSMNAISEECEKTLQKMAEAESPSKEHYVILEELIDLNQSHLNALGVGHPSLDAACRVTAAFGLHTKLTGAGGGGCALTLLPPDVDPGTIASALAGLSDCGFDCFETVLGGPGLSLHLLPSLKANVLQAFNEA; translated from the exons ATGGAACCTTCAGGTGAAAGCGTCAGGCGAGAGGAGTGTGCCGGCGGTGAAGAAGAGGCGGCCATGCGGAAGAAGAGGCAGCTCGTGCTCTCCGCGCCGGGGAAAGTCATTCTGCACGGAGAACACGCCGTCGTGCACGGAAAA ttgGCTCTGGCTGCAGCCTTGAACCTGCGTACCTTCCTCCGTTTGACTCtcattgaagaagaagaaggtaatgaagaagaagaagaagaagaaggaaaagaaggcggCCAAGTGCGTCTCCTTCTTCCGAACCTTGGGCTAAGATTCTGCTGGGAGACGCTTCACCTCAATTCGCTGCTTTTGGCCAAATTCAAAAACCAGGTTCCCAAAACAGAACAATTGGAGGCCGTTAAGGCCTTTATTCTCCTCCatcaagaagaagaaagaaaaggaggagaaggaacccCTTGTGTGGCCGCCAtcgccttcctcttcctctatcTCGCCATCGCCTCCCAAAGGGAGGCAAATTG TTCGCTTTGCAGCCTGGAAGTGGTGCTGTGGTCTGAGTTGCCTACTGGATCAGGCCTGGGTTCAAGCGCTGCCTTCTGCGTTTGTTTGTCAGGAGCCTTGCTCTCCGCATTCGGGATCATTGacttcccttccctccaaaaaggaGAAGGAACACACAG gtggaCTGAGGCTGAACTGGAGGCTGTCAATGGGTGGGCCTTCCGCGGAGAACAGATCATCCACGGAAACCCCTCAGGAGTGGACAACGCCGTCAGCACATGGG gtGGAGCTTTGAGGTACCAGTCTGGGAAGATCTCCCCATTAAAAAA gTTCCCTACTTTGCGTATCTTGTTGACAAACACCAAAGTCCCCCGAAGCACCAAAGTCCTGGTTTCCGGCGTCAAAGACAAGCTTTTAAag TTCCCTTCGATCATGGATCCAATCCTGATGTCAATGAATGCCATTTCAGAGGAATGTGAAAAGACCCTGCAGAAAATGGCCGAGGCAGAAAGTCCCTCCAAAGAACATTACGTTATATTAGAG GAGCTGATAGACCTGAACCAGAGCCACTTGAATGCACTGGGTGTGGGCCACCCTTCACTGGATGCCGCCTGCCGAGTGACCGCTGCCTTCGGCCTCCACACCAAGCTGACCGGCGCCGGAGGAGGGGGCTGCGCTCTCACTCTACTGCCACCAG ATGTTGATCCAGGGACGATTGCATCTGCGCTTGCAGGCCTTTCTGACTGTGGCTTTGACTGCTTTGAGACAGTGCTTGGAGGTCCCGGCCTCTCTTtacacctccttccttccttgaaagCAAATGTTTTGCAGGCTTTCAATGaggcttaa
- the MVK gene encoding mevalonate kinase isoform X2: MLALAAALNLRTFLRLTLIEEEEGNEEEEEEEGKEGGQVRLLLPNLGLRFCWETLHLNSLLLAKFKNQVPKTEQLEAVKAFILLHQEEERKGGEGTPCVAAIAFLFLYLAIASQREANCSLCSLEVVLWSELPTGSGLGSSAAFCVCLSGALLSAFGIIDFPSLQKGEGTHRWTEAELEAVNGWAFRGEQIIHGNPSGVDNAVSTWGGALRYQSGKISPLKKFPTLRILLTNTKVPRSTKVLVSGVKDKLLKFPSIMDPILMSMNAISEECEKTLQKMAEAESPSKEHYVILEELIDLNQSHLNALGVGHPSLDAACRVTAAFGLHTKLTGAGGGGCALTLLPPDVDPGTIASALAGLSDCGFDCFETVLGGPGLSLHLLPSLKANVLQAFNEA, translated from the exons ATG ttgGCTCTGGCTGCAGCCTTGAACCTGCGTACCTTCCTCCGTTTGACTCtcattgaagaagaagaaggtaatgaagaagaagaagaagaagaaggaaaagaaggcggCCAAGTGCGTCTCCTTCTTCCGAACCTTGGGCTAAGATTCTGCTGGGAGACGCTTCACCTCAATTCGCTGCTTTTGGCCAAATTCAAAAACCAGGTTCCCAAAACAGAACAATTGGAGGCCGTTAAGGCCTTTATTCTCCTCCatcaagaagaagaaagaaaaggaggagaaggaacccCTTGTGTGGCCGCCAtcgccttcctcttcctctatcTCGCCATCGCCTCCCAAAGGGAGGCAAATTG TTCGCTTTGCAGCCTGGAAGTGGTGCTGTGGTCTGAGTTGCCTACTGGATCAGGCCTGGGTTCAAGCGCTGCCTTCTGCGTTTGTTTGTCAGGAGCCTTGCTCTCCGCATTCGGGATCATTGacttcccttccctccaaaaaggaGAAGGAACACACAG gtggaCTGAGGCTGAACTGGAGGCTGTCAATGGGTGGGCCTTCCGCGGAGAACAGATCATCCACGGAAACCCCTCAGGAGTGGACAACGCCGTCAGCACATGGG gtGGAGCTTTGAGGTACCAGTCTGGGAAGATCTCCCCATTAAAAAA gTTCCCTACTTTGCGTATCTTGTTGACAAACACCAAAGTCCCCCGAAGCACCAAAGTCCTGGTTTCCGGCGTCAAAGACAAGCTTTTAAag TTCCCTTCGATCATGGATCCAATCCTGATGTCAATGAATGCCATTTCAGAGGAATGTGAAAAGACCCTGCAGAAAATGGCCGAGGCAGAAAGTCCCTCCAAAGAACATTACGTTATATTAGAG GAGCTGATAGACCTGAACCAGAGCCACTTGAATGCACTGGGTGTGGGCCACCCTTCACTGGATGCCGCCTGCCGAGTGACCGCTGCCTTCGGCCTCCACACCAAGCTGACCGGCGCCGGAGGAGGGGGCTGCGCTCTCACTCTACTGCCACCAG ATGTTGATCCAGGGACGATTGCATCTGCGCTTGCAGGCCTTTCTGACTGTGGCTTTGACTGCTTTGAGACAGTGCTTGGAGGTCCCGGCCTCTCTTtacacctccttccttccttgaaagCAAATGTTTTGCAGGCTTTCAATGaggcttaa